In Numidum massiliense, a single genomic region encodes these proteins:
- the aroC gene encoding chorismate synthase, with translation MRYLTAGESHGPQLTAIIEGLPSNVPLSAEQINEQMARRQKGYGRGNRMNIEKDRAQIVSGVRFGKTTGAPLTLVIENKDWKRWTDVMQIEAGGVDESKRRVSRPRPGHADLNGAIKYGHRDMRNVLERSSARETAARVAVGAVARQLLAHLGIEIAGHVVRIGAAGTVPTPDVPVSELRERSEASPVRCIDEQLEQQMIAAIDKAKKEGDTVGGVVEVIASGVPVGLGSHVHWDRKLDARLAQAVMSVQAFKGVEFGIGFRAGERMGSEVHDEIAWTAERGYYRKTNRLGGFEGGMTSGAPIVVRGVMKPIPTLYKPLQSVDIDTKEPFAASIERSDNCAVPAASVVVEGVVAWEIARTVCETFSSDTFASLQREIAAYAQHAKEF, from the coding sequence ATGCGTTATCTTACTGCAGGTGAATCACACGGGCCACAGTTGACGGCCATTATCGAAGGGCTGCCGAGTAACGTACCGCTTTCCGCGGAACAGATCAACGAACAGATGGCGCGGCGACAAAAAGGTTACGGCCGCGGCAACCGCATGAATATCGAAAAAGACCGCGCGCAAATCGTGTCCGGTGTGCGTTTTGGCAAAACGACGGGAGCGCCGCTCACGCTCGTCATCGAAAATAAAGATTGGAAGCGTTGGACCGACGTGATGCAGATCGAAGCAGGTGGCGTCGACGAAAGTAAGCGCCGCGTGTCGCGTCCAAGGCCAGGACACGCCGATTTAAACGGTGCGATCAAATACGGGCACCGCGACATGCGCAACGTACTCGAGCGCTCGAGTGCGCGTGAAACGGCGGCGCGGGTAGCGGTCGGGGCGGTAGCGCGGCAGTTGCTCGCGCACCTCGGCATCGAGATCGCCGGTCACGTCGTGCGCATCGGGGCCGCGGGGACGGTACCGACTCCGGATGTGCCTGTAAGCGAGTTGCGCGAACGGTCGGAGGCGTCGCCGGTGCGCTGCATCGACGAACAACTGGAACAGCAAATGATCGCCGCCATCGACAAAGCGAAAAAGGAAGGCGACACAGTTGGCGGGGTCGTCGAAGTGATCGCCAGCGGCGTGCCGGTCGGCCTGGGCAGCCACGTCCATTGGGACCGCAAATTGGACGCGCGCCTCGCACAAGCGGTCATGAGTGTGCAGGCGTTTAAAGGGGTCGAGTTCGGCATCGGCTTCCGCGCCGGCGAGCGGATGGGTTCGGAAGTGCACGACGAAATTGCTTGGACAGCTGAACGTGGCTATTACCGTAAGACGAATCGCCTCGGTGGGTTTGAAGGCGGCATGACGTCAGGGGCGCCGATCGTCGTCCGCGGCGTGATGAAGCCGATTCCGACGTTGTACAAACCGCTGCAAAGTGTGGATATCGACACGAAAGAGCCGTTTGCAGCAAGTATCGAGCGCTCAGACAACTGTGCCGTACCAGCAGCGAGCGTCGTCGTCGAAGGGGTTGTCGCGTGGGAAATTGCACGCACCGTTTGCGAGACGTTCAGCAGTGACACGTTCGCTTCGCTTCAGCGGGAGATCGCCGCGTACGCACAGCACGCAAAGGAGTTTTAG
- the aroB gene encoding 3-dehydroquinate synthase: MANGATLHVDLGERSYPIHIAADLLSNLPSLLAARDVTTQHPLFVVTDENVDAHYGSDVLLSLRLAGYRVHKSVVPPGDRSKSLTVLERLVAEALEAGLDRSGVVLALGGGMIGDLAGFFAASFMRGIRYVQLPTTLLAHDSSVGGKVAVNHPLAKNVIGAFHQPLAVIYDIATLQTLSTRERRSGFAELLKHGFIRDAALLDDVSENRESLLAVKSPYIEEAILRGCRIKANVVANDEREQGLRAILNYGHTIGHAIEALGGFSRFTHGEAIAIGMVGAAMVGEKLGTVREDVVTPTRKLLAAYGLPTALPESFAEDDIVARMKHDKKNRAAELVMVLPTKWGDVDIFSGISEAVVRDVLTALKNPAEEG; encoded by the coding sequence ATGGCAAACGGCGCAACGCTACACGTCGATTTAGGAGAGCGGTCGTATCCGATCCACATCGCTGCCGATTTACTGTCCAACTTGCCTTCCCTACTCGCTGCGCGCGATGTCACGACGCAGCATCCACTGTTTGTCGTGACGGACGAAAACGTCGACGCTCATTACGGATCGGACGTGCTTCTGTCGCTGCGGCTGGCAGGTTACCGCGTGCACAAAAGTGTCGTACCACCCGGCGACCGCTCGAAGTCGCTCACCGTATTGGAGCGGCTCGTCGCGGAAGCGTTAGAGGCGGGGTTAGACCGGAGCGGCGTCGTCCTCGCGCTCGGGGGAGGCATGATCGGCGACTTGGCCGGTTTTTTTGCCGCTAGTTTCATGCGCGGCATTCGCTATGTGCAACTGCCGACGACGTTACTTGCCCACGACAGCAGTGTTGGCGGTAAAGTCGCGGTCAACCACCCATTGGCGAAAAACGTCATCGGCGCCTTCCACCAACCGCTAGCCGTCATTTATGACATTGCTACGCTACAGACGCTTTCAACGCGGGAGCGACGGTCCGGTTTTGCCGAACTTCTGAAGCACGGATTTATTCGCGACGCAGCGCTGCTCGACGACGTGAGCGAAAATCGCGAGTCGCTGTTGGCTGTAAAGTCGCCGTACATCGAAGAGGCGATTTTACGCGGCTGTCGCATTAAGGCCAACGTCGTTGCCAACGACGAACGCGAGCAAGGCTTGCGCGCGATATTAAACTACGGGCACACGATCGGGCATGCGATCGAAGCGTTAGGCGGCTTTAGTCGCTTTACGCACGGCGAAGCGATTGCGATCGGCATGGTCGGGGCGGCGATGGTAGGGGAAAAACTCGGCACGGTGCGCGAAGACGTCGTCACGCCGACGCGCAAGCTACTTGCCGCTTACGGGCTACCGACCGCCTTGCCGGAGTCATTTGCCGAGGACGACATCGTCGCCCGCATGAAACACGACAAAAAGAATCGCGCAGCGGAACTCGTCATGGTGCTTCCGACGAAGTGGGGCGACGTCGATATTTTTTCCGGCATTTCTGAAGCTGTCGTACGCGACGTACTGACAGCGTTAAAAAATCCTGCGGAGGAGGGGTAA
- the aroH gene encoding chorismate mutase, translated as MKVRGIRGATTVEHNRTEDILRETAALLEEIVARNGIEADEIASVFITVTPDLNATFPARAIRSMAGWKHVPLMCGQEIAVPDSLPKCIRLMLLVNTELTAQEVAHVYLKGAVALRPDLAQVNG; from the coding sequence ATGAAGGTGCGAGGTATTCGCGGTGCGACGACCGTCGAACACAACCGGACAGAGGACATTTTGCGCGAGACAGCGGCGTTGCTCGAAGAGATCGTCGCTCGCAACGGCATTGAGGCGGATGAGATCGCTAGCGTGTTTATTACAGTGACGCCTGATCTGAATGCGACGTTTCCGGCGCGGGCGATTCGCTCGATGGCTGGGTGGAAGCACGTCCCACTCATGTGTGGACAGGAGATTGCCGTCCCGGACAGTTTGCCGAAGTGCATTCGCCTCATGCTCCTCGTCAATACGGAGCTCACGGCGCAAGAGGTCGCGCACGTGTACTTGAAAGGTGCTGTCGCGCTGCGGCCCGATTTAGCGCAAGTGAACGGGTGA
- a CDS encoding MBL fold metallo-hydrolase, with the protein MLLRYFYNEKLAHASYLVGCQQTGEAIVIDPARDVTPYQRVAQAEGLQIVAATETHIHADFVSGARELAEQWQAKLYLSAEGGKDWQYRYVGQLGHRQCGGSDNYELVRDGDRFTVGNVAFDVMHTPGHTPESMSLLLTDCGGQAERPMGIFTGDFVFVGDVGRPDLLEKVGGAAGSAVSGARAMFRSLQTFKQLPDYVQVWPAHGAGSACGKALGAVPSSTVGYEKLYNWALAHTDETAFVTALLSGQPEAPTYFAAMKQVNKDGPPLLKELPQPERIQTGERLRELLPSRARIVDTRPCDAFAKRHVAGTINIPYNRSFTNWAGWLIDDTRPLYFLVAAEAVPDMLRDLRAIGIDRVAGYMHLDDAFTQCADLFNESYREAEPAEMCEPIAVGDVTLIDVRNRDEWQEGHIAGAHHMMLGTLPEGLDEVDELIERTSGKPLLLQCRSGARSAIAASILQAYGVKEVVNLQGGIDDWQAKGLPVVRPSVQKFPCERK; encoded by the coding sequence GTGTTACTGCGTTATTTTTATAACGAAAAATTGGCGCACGCGTCGTACCTCGTCGGGTGTCAACAGACGGGGGAAGCGATCGTGATCGATCCGGCGCGGGACGTCACACCGTATCAGCGAGTGGCACAAGCGGAAGGTCTGCAAATCGTGGCAGCGACGGAAACGCACATTCACGCTGATTTTGTCTCGGGCGCGCGTGAATTGGCTGAGCAGTGGCAAGCGAAGCTCTATTTGTCTGCCGAGGGGGGTAAGGATTGGCAGTATCGCTATGTGGGACAACTGGGGCACAGGCAGTGCGGCGGAAGTGACAACTACGAGCTGGTACGTGACGGTGATCGCTTTACAGTCGGGAACGTCGCGTTCGACGTGATGCACACGCCCGGGCATACACCGGAAAGCATGTCGCTCTTACTCACCGACTGCGGTGGGCAGGCGGAGCGGCCGATGGGTATTTTTACTGGCGATTTCGTGTTTGTCGGCGACGTCGGTCGGCCAGATTTGCTAGAAAAAGTAGGCGGCGCGGCAGGGAGCGCCGTCTCCGGGGCGCGGGCGATGTTTCGTTCGCTGCAAACATTCAAGCAGCTGCCCGATTACGTGCAAGTGTGGCCTGCGCACGGTGCCGGTAGTGCCTGCGGAAAGGCGCTTGGGGCTGTACCGTCTTCAACAGTCGGTTACGAGAAATTGTACAACTGGGCCCTTGCGCACACTGACGAAACAGCGTTTGTCACGGCGTTACTCAGTGGCCAGCCGGAGGCGCCAACATATTTCGCAGCGATGAAACAGGTGAACAAAGATGGGCCGCCATTGTTGAAAGAGTTACCGCAACCGGAACGGATCCAGACGGGTGAGCGACTGCGCGAGCTACTCCCGTCACGTGCCCGCATCGTCGATACGCGTCCGTGCGACGCGTTCGCGAAACGGCATGTGGCGGGGACGATCAACATACCGTACAACCGCTCGTTTACGAACTGGGCCGGTTGGTTAATCGACGACACAAGACCGCTTTACTTTTTAGTTGCTGCTGAAGCTGTCCCTGACATGTTACGCGATTTACGCGCGATAGGTATCGACCGCGTCGCCGGATACATGCATCTCGACGACGCGTTTACCCAATGCGCGGACTTATTTAATGAGTCGTACCGCGAAGCGGAACCGGCGGAAATGTGCGAGCCGATCGCCGTAGGCGATGTCACGCTCATCGACGTGCGCAACAGGGACGAGTGGCAGGAGGGGCACATCGCCGGCGCCCATCATATGATGCTTGGCACATTGCCCGAGGGGCTAGATGAAGTGGATGAACTGATTGAACGAACGAGCGGGAAGCCACTCCTGTTGCAGTGCCGCTCGGGAGCCCGTTCCGCGATCGCAGCTAGCATTTTGCAAGCGTATGGCGTGAAAGAGGTCGTTAACTTGCAAGGTGGCATCGATGACTGGCAAGCGAAGGGATTGCCAGTCGTGCGCCCGTCTGTGCAAAAGTTCCCTTGCGAACGCAAGTAG
- a CDS encoding glycerol dehydrogenase: protein MARIVNSPGKYIQGKGELAKIKDHLAGVGKSPLVIADEFVQSITKDIVEGSYADSDASVAFETFGGECSKPEINRLRDVVEAGGHDVVVGIGGGKTHDTAKAVAYYTHKPVVVVPTIASTDAPCSALSVVYTEDGMFDEYLLLPKNPDIVLVDTQIVANAPARLLVAGIGDALATLFEARACEAANGVPMAGGQVSKAAMALAELCYDTLLEDGLKAKLAVEQNVVTEAVENIVEANTYLSGIGFESGGLAAAHAIHNGFTVIDDCHQLYHGEKVAFGTLVQLVLENSPLEEMDEVIELCLGLGLPVTLEEMGIKENIADKMRQVAEASCAEGETIHNMPFPVTPDDVYAAILTADALGRQYRA, encoded by the coding sequence ATGGCACGGATTGTTAATTCACCCGGAAAATATATTCAAGGTAAAGGCGAATTAGCGAAAATAAAAGACCACCTTGCCGGCGTGGGGAAGTCGCCGCTCGTCATTGCCGACGAGTTTGTGCAGTCGATCACGAAGGATATAGTGGAAGGAAGCTATGCTGACAGTGACGCTTCTGTCGCTTTTGAAACGTTCGGCGGCGAATGCTCCAAGCCCGAAATTAATCGGTTGCGCGACGTTGTAGAAGCGGGTGGTCACGATGTCGTCGTCGGCATCGGCGGTGGGAAGACGCACGATACAGCGAAGGCAGTCGCGTATTACACACACAAACCTGTCGTCGTCGTACCGACGATCGCTTCGACCGACGCTCCGTGTAGTGCGTTGTCTGTCGTATATACGGAGGACGGTATGTTTGACGAATACTTACTGCTTCCGAAAAACCCCGACATCGTGTTAGTCGATACGCAAATCGTCGCTAACGCACCGGCGCGCTTGCTTGTAGCCGGGATCGGCGATGCGTTGGCGACACTGTTTGAGGCGAGAGCTTGCGAAGCGGCAAACGGTGTGCCGATGGCGGGAGGACAAGTGTCGAAGGCGGCGATGGCGCTAGCTGAACTGTGTTATGACACGTTACTGGAGGACGGTCTAAAAGCTAAGTTAGCCGTCGAGCAAAACGTCGTCACTGAAGCAGTGGAAAATATCGTCGAAGCGAATACGTATTTGAGCGGTATCGGCTTTGAAAGCGGTGGTCTCGCAGCAGCGCACGCGATCCACAACGGCTTTACCGTCATCGACGATTGTCATCAGTTGTACCACGGCGAAAAAGTCGCTTTCGGTACGCTTGTACAACTGGTGTTGGAGAACAGTCCGCTCGAGGAAATGGACGAAGTGATCGAGTTGTGCCTGGGCTTAGGACTACCCGTCACGTTAGAAGAGATGGGCATCAAGGAAAATATTGCAGATAAAATGCGCCAAGTGGCTGAAGCATCTTGTGCGGAAGGTGAAACGATTCACAATATGCCATTTCCGGTGACCCCGGACGACGTCTACGCGGCAATTCTCACCGCAGATGCATTAGGGCGGCAGTACCGGGCGTAA
- a CDS encoding sensor histidine kinase produces MEISGERLQLNGEDTLREGWGDVFTRMSNPWSPLLNVFAYMTDGILIMNHFRQIVGINRAAEEMLGWTNEDLLNSVAFCQLCDGVVSNREDTLATCLNCQVFTENSPYVELVLKAKDGREVTVTASSTIMAATADVPACTIVAIRDISAQKRQAKARMSRLLSNKMMQTLEEERKRVSKELHDGIGQNVFSMQMMLDLLLCQLDGHPSAEMCGNVRQMTAQVLEEVRNLSVELRPSILDDLGLIPAIRSTVKRMEAAAPFEMTFTYNRNRRLSAERELALYRIFQEALNNALKYSEAEHFQVDVLFEEGDCAPVMLTVIDDGKGFLPDQLGESGRGLGLFSMRERVAQLNGKIHIDSRVGEGTHIRVWLPQGGENCE; encoded by the coding sequence GTGGAGATTAGTGGAGAGCGTTTACAGCTAAACGGCGAGGATACGCTGCGGGAAGGGTGGGGTGACGTTTTCACCCGCATGAGTAACCCGTGGAGTCCCTTATTGAACGTGTTTGCATATATGACCGACGGCATCCTTATTATGAACCACTTCCGACAAATCGTCGGGATCAACCGCGCAGCAGAAGAGATGTTAGGTTGGACGAACGAAGACTTACTTAATAGCGTCGCCTTTTGCCAATTGTGCGACGGGGTTGTGTCGAATCGGGAAGACACGCTGGCGACGTGCTTAAACTGCCAGGTGTTTACAGAGAATTCCCCGTACGTAGAACTGGTACTTAAGGCTAAGGATGGGCGCGAAGTGACGGTGACGGCGAGTAGTACAATTATGGCAGCCACGGCCGACGTACCAGCTTGTACGATCGTCGCGATCCGCGATATTTCGGCACAAAAGCGGCAGGCGAAAGCGCGCATGTCTCGTCTGTTATCTAATAAAATGATGCAAACGCTCGAAGAGGAACGGAAGCGCGTCTCGAAAGAGTTACACGACGGGATCGGACAAAACGTGTTTAGTATGCAAATGATGTTAGATCTGCTACTCTGCCAATTAGACGGTCACCCGTCAGCTGAAATGTGTGGCAACGTGCGGCAGATGACGGCGCAAGTGCTCGAAGAAGTACGCAATTTATCGGTCGAACTGCGGCCGTCCATTCTCGACGATTTAGGGTTAATACCGGCGATTCGCTCAACTGTGAAGCGAATGGAAGCAGCTGCTCCCTTCGAAATGACGTTTACGTATAACCGCAACCGCCGATTGTCAGCCGAGCGAGAGTTGGCGCTGTACCGCATTTTTCAAGAAGCACTCAATAACGCGTTGAAGTATTCCGAGGCAGAGCACTTCCAAGTCGATGTCTTGTTTGAAGAAGGAGATTGTGCGCCTGTCATGCTAACGGTGATCGATGACGGAAAAGGTTTCCTCCCCGATCAGCTCGGGGAAAGCGGACGCGGCTTAGGTCTGTTTAGTATGCGGGAACGAGTGGCCCAATTGAACGGAAAAATACATATCGACTCACGTGTGGGTGAGGGGACTCACATCCGCGTATGGCTGCCACAAGGAGGAGAGAACTGTGAATAA
- a CDS encoding response regulator, which yields MNKIRVLIADDHAIVRSGVNMLLSSQPDIVVVGEASDGREAVQKALELQPDVVMMDLSMPPGLDGIAATTELKKEAPDIHVLVLTMYDDEEYLFRVLNAGASGYIIKNAHDSELVAAVRAVYEGQAYLYPTAAKRLVESFLHRVEEGENVDIYHLLTDREREVLTLIAKGYGNKEMAEQLFISVKTVESHKARVMNKLGLYTRHELVDYAIRKGLLDLEYSREGTIS from the coding sequence GTGAATAAGATCCGCGTGTTAATCGCCGACGATCATGCGATCGTACGCTCCGGCGTCAACATGTTACTGTCATCGCAACCTGACATTGTCGTCGTCGGCGAAGCGAGCGATGGGCGGGAAGCGGTGCAGAAGGCGCTAGAGTTGCAACCGGATGTCGTGATGATGGATTTAAGTATGCCGCCGGGCCTCGACGGCATTGCGGCGACGACCGAACTGAAAAAAGAGGCACCCGACATACACGTCCTCGTATTGACGATGTACGACGACGAAGAGTATTTGTTTCGCGTATTAAATGCAGGGGCGTCGGGATACATTATAAAAAACGCACACGACTCGGAGCTCGTCGCTGCCGTTCGCGCCGTTTACGAAGGGCAGGCGTACTTGTACCCGACAGCGGCTAAACGATTAGTGGAGAGCTTTCTCCACCGGGTCGAAGAAGGGGAAAACGTCGATATTTACCACCTGCTGACAGACCGCGAACGGGAAGTACTCACCTTGATCGCTAAAGGTTACGGCAATAAGGAAATGGCGGAACAACTGTTTATTAGTGTGAAGACGGTGGAGAGCCACAAAGCGCGCGTCATGAATAAACTCGGCTTGTACACGCGCCACGAACTCGTCGATTACGCCATCAGAAAAGGATTGCTCGATTTAGAATACAGTCGCGAGGGGACGATTAGCTAA
- a CDS encoding YwiC-like family protein, whose translation MKEVLYDKKADAHIRCAQIAQIEERILVKLVLPKEHGTWMMFLLPYVLGMAFSGPKWIHLPLFIGWFFIYLSMTPWLAQLRNSSLVREMRPWALSYTAIGLAFALPVVAFFPELLWLTVVALPCFAVNLTFLRKKNERHMLNDICGVAIFSLGSVAAYTVGRGALTGQAWQLFAIVTLYFVGTSFYVKSLIRERKNDTFRKKSHIFHAVLLALPLLTGYGTVAWAYLPGTVKDWFTPRGKRLAPLKIGLIEIANGIVFFILLFGLTSLS comes from the coding sequence ATGAAGGAGGTGTTATACGATAAAAAAGCGGACGCGCACATACGGTGCGCGCAAATCGCGCAAATAGAGGAGAGAATACTAGTGAAGCTCGTTTTGCCGAAAGAACACGGCACGTGGATGATGTTCTTGCTCCCGTACGTGTTAGGAATGGCTTTTTCCGGTCCGAAGTGGATCCATCTGCCCTTATTCATCGGTTGGTTTTTCATATATTTGAGTATGACGCCGTGGCTCGCCCAGTTGCGCAATTCGAGCCTCGTGCGAGAGATGCGTCCGTGGGCACTCTCCTATACGGCGATCGGCCTCGCCTTTGCCTTACCGGTCGTCGCGTTTTTCCCGGAGCTGTTATGGTTAACTGTCGTCGCCCTCCCTTGCTTTGCCGTCAACTTGACCTTTTTGCGGAAAAAAAATGAACGCCACATGCTAAACGACATCTGCGGCGTCGCTATTTTCTCCCTCGGGAGTGTCGCGGCGTACACAGTCGGCCGCGGGGCACTGACGGGGCAAGCTTGGCAGCTATTCGCGATCGTCACCTTGTATTTCGTCGGGACGTCTTTTTATGTGAAATCGCTCATTCGGGAGCGCAAAAACGACACCTTTCGTAAAAAGTCGCACATCTTTCACGCCGTACTACTCGCACTTCCGCTCCTTACGGGATACGGAACGGTCGCGTGGGCCTACTTGCCGGGGACTGTGAAAGATTGGTTCACCCCACGCGGGAAACGGTTAGCACCGCTAAAAATTGGTCTGATCGAGATCGCTAATGGCATCGTCTTTTTCATCCTGCTGTTCGGATTGACGTCGTTATCGTAA
- a CDS encoding cytochrome c oxidase subunit 2A: MAELSRRDETVRTERAHTQQTEEEEHSFKGTFVSVLMVGGVIIVSWFAVFFLFLSRQ, encoded by the coding sequence ATGGCGGAATTATCGCGAAGGGATGAAACGGTCCGTACAGAGCGCGCACATACGCAACAGACGGAGGAAGAGGAACATTCGTTCAAAGGCACGTTCGTCTCCGTGTTAATGGTCGGTGGCGTCATCATTGTCTCTTGGTTTGCCGTGTTCTTTCTATTTTTGTCACGTCAGTAG
- a CDS encoding cytochrome c oxidase subunit II — protein MHLHRYERIWLTIGSVTLAVFLAILAFQSFALGMGPPSNTEVIDAKAVETTPPFDQPGIHKIGDKQYEAVIVGLAFGYNPNEIKIPAGSTVHFTMTSKDVVHGFQIAGTNVNAMLTPGYISKISHTFKKPGEYLILCNEYCGTGHQVMMAKVIVQ, from the coding sequence ATGCATTTGCATCGCTATGAACGTATTTGGCTGACCATCGGTAGTGTCACGTTAGCCGTTTTTTTAGCCATTTTAGCTTTTCAATCGTTTGCACTCGGCATGGGGCCGCCAAGTAACACGGAGGTGATCGATGCGAAGGCGGTCGAAACGACGCCGCCGTTCGATCAACCGGGGATACACAAAATAGGAGATAAACAATACGAGGCGGTCATCGTCGGACTCGCCTTCGGCTACAACCCGAACGAGATTAAGATCCCCGCTGGCTCGACAGTCCATTTTACGATGACGAGTAAAGACGTCGTCCACGGCTTTCAAATTGCCGGCACGAACGTTAACGCGATGTTGACACCAGGGTATATTAGTAAAATTAGCCACACGTTCAAAAAACCCGGCGAATATCTCATTTTATGTAACGAGTATTGCGGGACTGGCCACCAAGTCATGATGGCGAAAGTGATCGTACAATGA
- a CDS encoding b(o/a)3-type cytochrome-c oxidase subunit 1 has protein sequence MRDSVQSSEQFQGFERQDARLGSAHLVVAFTALLIGGICGLLQALDQGGMVNMPSWIGYYQLLTAHGVLLALVTTTFFIIGFIYAGLARVLGGKLIPATRRYGWIGFVLMTVGTIMATVMILANKATVLYTFYAPMQASPWFYIGLALLVVGSWSSGIGVFLNYRHYRHTHPGKTSPLLSFMAVATFIMWFVASIGVAIEVVVQLIPWSFGWVETVNVLLSRTLFWFFGHPLVYFWLLPAYMIWYVCLPKIVGGKIFSDALARLAFVLFIMFSIPVGFHHQLTEPGVAQGWKFLQVSLTMAVVVPSLMTAFSMFATFESVGRAKGARGLFGWLKVLPWNDVRFLAPFIAMLLFIPGGAGGIINASNQMNQVVHNTMFITGHFHLAVATTVLLTFFGAAYWLIPALTNRRLTPAINKLGIVQTILWTVGMLIMSGAMHIVGLLGAPRRTSFTDYQGSAVAADWVPYKIAMGVGGAILFVAIILMVYIVIHLFLFAPKGKTDFVVSEVAEGAQKTPMWLEHWPVWVGLIATLILIAYVSPVIHIIEQSPPGSLPFVTW, from the coding sequence ATGAGAGACTCAGTACAGTCGAGTGAGCAGTTTCAAGGGTTTGAACGTCAGGACGCGCGCCTCGGTAGCGCACACCTCGTCGTCGCCTTCACTGCATTGTTAATCGGCGGCATCTGTGGTTTATTGCAAGCGCTAGACCAAGGCGGAATGGTCAATATGCCGTCCTGGATCGGCTACTACCAGTTGTTGACCGCTCACGGCGTCTTGTTAGCACTCGTAACGACGACATTTTTCATTATCGGTTTTATTTACGCCGGATTAGCGCGCGTTTTAGGAGGAAAGCTCATCCCAGCGACGCGGCGTTACGGCTGGATCGGCTTCGTTTTAATGACGGTCGGCACGATCATGGCGACGGTGATGATTCTCGCGAACAAAGCGACGGTATTGTACACGTTTTACGCCCCGATGCAGGCGTCGCCGTGGTTTTACATCGGCTTGGCCCTACTTGTCGTCGGATCGTGGAGTAGTGGCATCGGCGTGTTTTTGAACTATCGGCATTATCGCCACACGCATCCAGGTAAAACGTCTCCCTTGCTTTCATTTATGGCTGTGGCGACGTTCATTATGTGGTTCGTCGCTTCCATTGGCGTGGCGATCGAAGTGGTCGTACAACTTATCCCGTGGTCGTTCGGTTGGGTTGAAACGGTTAACGTCTTGCTCAGTCGTACGCTGTTCTGGTTTTTCGGTCACCCGCTCGTCTATTTTTGGTTGTTGCCGGCGTACATGATTTGGTACGTCTGTCTCCCCAAAATTGTCGGCGGCAAAATTTTCAGTGACGCGTTGGCACGGCTCGCGTTCGTATTGTTCATTATGTTTTCCATTCCGGTCGGTTTTCACCACCAGCTAACTGAACCGGGTGTGGCACAAGGTTGGAAGTTCCTGCAAGTGTCTCTGACGATGGCCGTTGTCGTGCCGTCGCTAATGACCGCCTTTTCGATGTTCGCGACGTTCGAAAGTGTCGGACGGGCAAAAGGGGCGCGTGGCCTATTCGGTTGGTTGAAGGTGTTGCCGTGGAACGATGTGCGCTTCTTGGCGCCGTTTATCGCGATGCTCCTGTTTATTCCCGGGGGTGCCGGCGGAATTATTAACGCTAGTAACCAGATGAACCAAGTCGTGCACAACACGATGTTCATTACCGGGCACTTCCACTTAGCAGTCGCTACGACGGTACTGCTCACATTTTTCGGAGCAGCTTACTGGCTCATTCCGGCGCTGACAAACCGCCGCTTGACGCCAGCGATCAACAAGCTCGGCATCGTGCAGACGATCTTGTGGACGGTCGGGATGTTGATCATGTCCGGGGCGATGCACATCGTCGGCTTACTCGGGGCACCGCGGCGCACGTCGTTTACCGATTACCAAGGATCCGCTGTCGCGGCCGACTGGGTACCGTACAAAATAGCGATGGGCGTTGGCGGAGCGATTCTGTTCGTCGCTATCATCTTGATGGTGTACATCGTTATTCACCTGTTTTTGTTTGCGCCGAAAGGAAAGACCGACTTTGTCGTCAGTGAAGTCGCAGAAGGCGCGCAAAAGACGCCGATGTGGTTGGAACACTGGCCCGTTTGGGTTGGTCTGATCGCAACGTTAATCCTCATTGCGTATGTCAGTCCAGTCATCCACATTATTGAACAATCGCCGCCAGGCTCGCTCCCGTTTGTGACGTGGTAA